The Mauremys reevesii isolate NIE-2019 linkage group 13, ASM1616193v1, whole genome shotgun sequence genome contains a region encoding:
- the LOC120380692 gene encoding olfactory receptor 10G6-like encodes MECGNQSQLTHFILVGLPYSPALQVPLFLFFLLIYPLTLGGNLLILLAVARERQLHKPMYWFLCHLSFLDMAVSSVVVPKVVAGFMPGGGAISFHGCVAQLFFFHFLGCTECFLYTVMAYDRFLAICKPLHYSIIMDRRACLCLAAGTWLGGSLHSLIETAFTFRLPYGRDTRVGYIFCDIPAVLKLACGDTALNELVTFINVGFVAMACFLLILMSYVYIVSSILRIRSAEGRRWAFSTCVAHITMVVTYYVPLVFIYLKPGSHHPVDRVVGVFYSTVTLPQPLIFTLRNKEMKEALMRLGQETARA; translated from the coding sequence ATGGAGTGTGGGAACCAATCCCAGCTGACCCATTTCATCCTGGTGGGGCTCCCGTactccccagcactgcaggtGCCCTtgttcctcttcttcctcctcatctaCCCGTTGACGCTGGGCGGGAACCTGCTCATCCTGCTGGCGGTGGCCCGGGAGCGCCAGCTGCACAAGCCCATGTACTGGTTCCTCTGCCACTTGTCCTTCCTGGACATGGCGGTCTCCTCGGTGGTGGTGCCCAAGGTGGTGGCCGGCTTCATGCCGGGCGGTGGGGCCATCTCCTTCCATGGCTGCGTGGCCCAGCTCTTCTTCTTCCACTTCCTGGGCTGCACCGAGTGCTTCCTCTACACAGTCATGGCCTACGACCGCTTCCTGGCCATCTGCAAGCCACTGCACTACAGCATCATTATGGACCGCAGAGCCTGCCTGTGCCTGGCAGCGGGGACCTGGCTAGGGGGCTCCCTGCACTCGCTGATAGAGACTGCATTCACCTTCCGCCTGCCCTATGGCCGGGACACCCGGGTAGGCTACATCTTCTGTGATATCCCGGCTGTGCTGAAGCTGGCCTGCGGGGACACGGCCCTCAACGAGCTGGTGACATTCATCAACGTGGGATTCGTGGCCATGGCCTGCTTCCTGCTGATCCTGATGTCCTATGTCTACATCGTCTCATCCATCCTGAGGATCCGCTCCGCCGAGGGCAGGCGTTGGGCCTTCTCCACCTGCGTGGCACATATCACCATGGTGGTGACCTACTACGTTCCCCTGGTCTTCATCTACCTGAAGCCAGGGTCCCATCACCCTGTGGACAGAGTGGTGGGTGTATTCTACAGCACGGTGACCCTGCCTCAACCCCTCATCTTCAcactgaggaacaaggagatgaAAGAAGCCCTGATGAGGCTGGGGCAGGAAACTGCCAGGGCCTGA